The Flavobacterium faecale genomic sequence GAAAGGAAGCAAGAACGATTATCAATTGGTAGTGGCAGAAAAAGCATGGAAGAAACTAAAAGAAAAGCTCAAAAGCATTAGCCGTAAAACCGCACCAGTCAAACTAGAAGACCGTATTGCCAAGATAAACGAAATTCAGCGAGGATGGTTAAACTATTTTCGGGGAACAAGTATCATGGGAAAATTACGTGACATAGATGGCTGGTTAAGAAACCGACTTCGGTACTGCATTTGGCACGACTGGAAAAAACCCGAACGGAAAAGGAAAAACCTCATACGACTAGGAATTGACCAAGACCACGCCTATGCATGGAGTCGGACTCGAAAAGGTGGTTGGGCGATTGCTCAGAGTCCAATTTTGGGGTCTACCATCACTTTGAAGCGCTTAAAACAAAAAGGGTATCAATCATTAACCGATGTTTATATCGAACTTAACCCATCTCTTTGCGAACCGCCGAATACGTGACCCGTACGTTCGGTGGTGTGAGAGGCGCAGTCCGTCCTATTCGGGGCGGACCCGTCTACTCGATTGGCAGTTCGTTGTTTTTTCAGTTCAACTTATTTTTTATAAATGCAATTGTAGTGTTTTCGTTTTGAATTTTTCAATTAGCATTATATTTATGTCAAATTTTCGATTCTATTTCCGTGAATTGTTCCAAAAATACAAAGATTGTAATTTACAAAAGTTTCAAATTCATTTCTGCTATTTTTCAAAAAGTTTCGGTGGTTTATAATATTAAATTTTGCAATTATTAAAGTTACTTATTTTGATTTAATATTCAAAAATATTTGGATTATTGCAAGAGCAAGCCCAATAAATACCATTGGAAATCCAATCCAAAAACACACTCGGTTTTCACTATTAATATTAAATAACATTAATCCAATTCCAACACATTGTACTATAATCCCAACAATTGATAAAGTATATTTTTTCATATTTTAAATTTTGTTTATTTAATTACTTATTTTGATTTTTTTTTACAATGACTGCCAACTTGTATACATGCGACACAAACCTTCGCCTATCCATCCCTATTTAGGTGTAAAAGCGAAGGTTTGTTCCGCCTTATTGTCTTTTCAAATATATTAAAATATTCCTACAAATGTAAAACAAATTAATAAAAATAAGATTCCCACGGAATGACAAGATTGCGGCCATTTGCTACAAAGAAGAAAAACCGTTTTAACTATGATGCTCGACAAGCTGTAGGTGATTGCTTTCCCGAAAAATCGGGATCGGTTATTCCTAGCAATGACTAACGACAAAACGTTTATACTTAACTCGACTGTACCAAGAAATTGATTTTTAACCTTTGAAGTTGATTTTTATGGTTGACTTTTGAAGTTGACTTTTGAATTTTGCTTTTTGAAGTTGATTTTTGAAGTTGACTTTTGAAGTTGATTTTTGATTTTTGAAGTTGATTTTTGAAGTTGATTTTTGCTTTTGAAAATTTCCTTTTGAAAAACTATATATAAAAAATAGCCCTGATCCCAGCGGCATCCTCTTGTGAAGCGCAAGCGTAACAAGAGATACAGCGGAGAGCAGGACTAAAAGTTCTTTGAATTCTAATTATTATGCTCCTAAATTTACTTAGGTAAACTCTTAAAGCCCATATTGTATAGCGTAAAAGCTTGGATATCTACATTTTCCTGAATGGTAGCTGCTACTGATTTTCCGGCACCGTGACCTGCTTTTACATCAATTCGAATCAACGTTGGGTTGTCTCCCGTTTGCTTTTCTTGCAACTCGGCAGCAAATTTAAAACTGTGTGCTGGCACTACCCTATCATCATGATCACCTGTAGTCACCATAGTCGCGGGATAATGTGTACCTGCTTTTACGTTTTGTACTGGCGAGTAGCCTTTGATGTACTCAAACATTTCTTTGCTGTCTTGCGCTGTACCGTAATCATACGCCCAACCTGCACCTGCTGTAAACGTGTGATAACGCAACATATCCATCACGCCTACTGCTGGCAAAGCCACTTTCATCAAATCGGGACGCTGTGTCATGGTCGCGCCTACAAGCAAACCTCCATTTGACCCACCACGAATAGCTAGAAAATTAGTCGAAGTATACTTTTGCGCAATCAAATATTCGGCTGCAGCGATAAAGTCATCAAATACGTTTTGCTTTTGCATTTTGGTTCCTGCATCATGCCATTTTTTACCATATTCTCCTCCTCCACGTAAATTTGGAACAGCAAAAACACCACCATTCTCCATCCAAACCGCATTAGAAATACTAAAGCTAGGTGTTAAACTCACATTAAAACCTCCGTAACCATAAAGGATCGTTGGATTTTTCCCGTTTAACTTTAGCCCTTTTTTATAGGTAATAATCATTGGAATCTTAGTACCGTCTTTTGAGTTATAAAACACTTGTTTTGACTCATAGTTCTCACTGTTAAAATCGACTTTTGGCTTGGCATAAACCGCAGATTTTCCGGCTTTGGGATCAAAACTATAAATTGTTCCAGCTGTTGTGTAATTAGTAAAAAAATAGTAAAGGTTTTTGTCGTCTCGCTTTCCGCTAAAACCTCCTGCAGTCCCTATGGCTGGCAACTGAATCTCGCGCACCAACTTACCGGTGTAATCATATTGCATGACTACCGAAATGGCATCTTTCATGTAATTAGCAAAAAAGTACCCACCACCTTTTGTTGGTGACAAGACGTTTTGCGTTTCTGGAATAAAATCAACCCAATTGGCTGGTACAGGGTTATTGAAGTCTACCGTCACAATGCGTTTGTTGGGTGCATTCAAATCGGTATCAATCCATAATTTACTGCCTTGCGTTTCCATGATACTGTTGTCGCTATTGAAATTATCGACAATGGTTACAATTGGGCTGTCTGGCGTTTTTAGGCTTTTGATGTACAATTCGTTTCCATAGGTAGAATTGGCCGCTGAGATCACTAAATAAGCATCATCCTCGGTTACGTAGCCGCCAACATAACGTCGTTTTTGGTCTGAACCAAAGATGACTTGGTCGTCTTTTTGGGCCGTTCCTAATTTGTGGAAATATAATTTGTGTTGGTCTGTTTTTGCCGAAAGTTCACTTCCTTTTGGTTTTTCGTAACTTGAATAGTAGAAACCTTCGTTTCCTCTCCATGACAATCCACTGAATTTTACGTCAATAATGGTGTCTTCTATCACTTTTTTGGATACTGCGTCCATGATGATTACTTTTCTCCAATCACTACCACCCTCAGAAATGGCGTAGGCAACTTTCGAACCATCTTTTGAGAAATCCATTCCACCTAGAGAAGTGGTTCCGTCTTTTGAAAATGTATTTGGATCCAAGAAAACCTCTTCTTTACCAGAAGCATCTTTTCTGTACACTACAGATTGATTTTGAAGTCCGTTATTTTTGGAATAATAAGTAAAGTTTCCCTCTTTGGATGGTGCACCTATTTTTTCGTAATTCCACAATTTCTCCATTCGAGATTTAAGTGCCTCACGAAAAGGAATTTTATCTAAATAACCGTACGTTACTTCATTTTGAGCTTTTACCCAAGCCGCAGTTTCTGCAGATCGATCGTCTTCAAGCCAGCGATACGGATCGGCAACGGTGGTACCAAAATAAGTGTCGGTTACATTTCCTTTTTGTGTTTGTGGATACTTGGGCGCATTTTGTCCCAAAGCCGAGATTGTTGTCATTAATAATAGTATTTTTTTCATAAAGGTGCATTTAGTAAGCCTAACAAAAATAGGGAATTAGAATTATACTTTTAAAACCATCTCGAAATTATAAATGGCTTGTGTGCTTTTTTTACACCAACTTAAAAATGTAAGAACATTTAAGAATGATCTGTATATAATTTTGCAACTCCCATTGTAGAAATCAATGAAATCTAAAATAATGCAAGTGTTTTTTTAAACCATTAAGAGATTAAGAAAATTAAGCTTTCTTGACTTAATCTAACTTAATCTCTTAATGGTAAATGATAATTAACTATGGATTGAATCCTTTACAAATCAAAGTTCAGTCCTAGAACAATGTTGCGACCAATGTTCGGAATCCCATCTGTTTTTAGACGTGAAAGGTGTGCGATATACGTTTTATTAAAAAGGTTATTGGCATTTAAGTTCATTCTAAATTTAGTTTCACCTAATGAAACTGTACCACCTAAACCAAGATTAACTAGATTATAACCGCTAGATGCCGTTTCGAATCCGCTAACATTATTTTGCTTGAAAGTGCTGTTCCAACTCAAAGATGCGAATCCATCTTTCAACCAATTTTTCATTTTAAATTCTGTTCGAATGGTGTTATTCCAGTTGTTCGCAGGAATTAAAGGTAGGTAGTCATTGTTTTGTTTTTTTCCGGTAACGGTAGAAAAACTAGTTTCAAAATGCAACCAATCCAAAGGATGTGGATGAAAATGCAACCCTGATTCACCACCAAATAACTTGGCATCATTCTGAATATATTCATAAACCAAATTGTCTTCCAAGGTAGCACCAGTTGGGTTGATGTAGATGTAATTGTTGATGTGGTTGTAAAAACCATTGACAAAAAATTCAAAATGCGAATTTTTATATTCTAAATTTAAGTCTGTTTGTACATTTTGTTCGTTTTTCAAATTTGCGTTTCCTATCTCGTAGCGGTACGTACCCTCGTGAACCCCATTTGAAGAAAGTTCTGCTAGATTAGGCGCTCTAAATCCTGAAGCCACGTTTAGACGTAAAATTAAATCGGTAGCCAAATTTGTTTTGTACCCTAGTGCCGCATTTACACTGTTAAAAGAACGATCGATGGCTTGAAAATACCCTTCTGTACCCAAGTCGCCATATTCTTCTGTGTTTACTTTTCGGTTGTCAAAACGTAAACCACCTTGAAGCACATTGCTTTTCCACTCATAATTTGCCGTTCCAAACACCCCAAAATCATTTGTTTTAGCATCCGGAATCAAAAATTCTTCTCCGGCATTGGTATTTGTTTGGCGCATTCCTTGCACACCCACAATCGATTCTACCGCACCCATTTTTGGTAAGTGGTACTTGGCATTGAAATTAAAGGTATTCAGCTGCATTTGTAAAATCGCAGCCGGACTGTCTTCATATTCGCGACGGTTGTTGGCAATATAACCCAAATCCAAATCTAGCTTTGATGCTCCAAGATACACTACCGAATTCAAACTCAATAAATGATTATCGATCCCTTGACGTGGATATTCAGTGTCCTTGGATTTTGATTGCGTTGCAATGCCCTCTTCTGGAATTCCTAAATCCAAGCCATTGTAATTGTATCTAAAAACTGTTGAGAAATCAGAATTACTGTACCCTATTCCGGTCTTAAAGTCTGTTTCATTGTAGCGGGTGTTGGTAACGCGCTCACCGTCTGGAATTTTATAGTCAGAATGGGTCGAAAAATTACCTCTCACCAAATATTTCCAATTATCGGTAGACCCTTTTAATCCCAACGAGGAACTTGACCCCAAAGTATTCGAAAATAACTTTTGACTAAAATTAGTTTTAAAGGTATTGGCATCAGCAAATTTTTCGGGATTAAAATATAAAACTCCACCCAAAGCATCAGAGCCATACAACAAAGAAGCTGGACCTTTGATCACCTCAACACTTTCGATTCCGGAATCATTTAATCCCAAGCCATGCTCATCGCCAAACTGTTGGTTTTCTATTCGAACACCTTGAGAGTACACCAAAACACGATTACCACTCAAACCACGAATTACAGGCTTACCAATGGATGTACCGGTTGAAACTTGAGAAACCCCAGGAATAGTTGCCAAACCCTCGATCAATGTTGATGTTCCTTTTTCCTGCAGCGACTGAATACTCTCGTGCGTGACCTTCATCACATTTTGTGACTGAATCTTATTGAAAGCAGTCGAAACAATTACCTCATCCATTTCGAACAAGGATTCTACCATCGTAACATTTAATGTTTCTAAATTTTGCGTAAGGTTTACAGTTTTATTTTGAGTACCAAACCCCACCAAAACAAAGCGTACATTTAGTTCCCCTTTTGGCAAATTCGAAAATGAATATTCTCCTTTTGCATTGGTAGTAGTTCCTTTGTGCAGTTCAGGAATATACACTGAAACCGCTGGTAATGATTGGTTTTGGATCGAATTGACAACTCCCGATAATCGTTGTTGTGCTTGTAAAAATGTGGTAAGCCCTAAAAATAGGACAAGTATATAATTTTTCATTTTTGTTTAAATACATAAAGTTATTCGTCTCCTTTTCGAAAAAAAGAAACATCGTTGCAGTGGCTCTGCGAGTAGAAAGGTCAAACAGATTTTTTAAAATTCTTCAATTTCTAGCTGCTGTTTTTCTAAATTTCGATAAATATGATTAACAACCATAATCAGGTTATTAGTATCGAAATATCATTCGAAAAAACAGAGGAAACACCAAAATGAAAATGCCGCGGATAGCTAGCTTTCATTTGGATTTAAAAAATTTAAAGTTTATTTACGAAATAAAAGGAGGCCCTCGAAGGGAATATAGACTTCCTGAAAAACTAGCCATTATCTCAGAAGTTACCGAGAAATAAGGAATAAGTTCGTAATTGGAATAGAACTGATACTGCGCTATTTCGCTCGAAATGTAGTTTCCAAATGAAAAATGGCATACACTACAGGACTCAGCTTTGTAATGCTGGTGGGTAATTTGCGATTTATTTCCCTCATTGTCGTGATGACAAAAATGTTGGGCTACTTGCTCAAAATGGTGTACATGCGCATGCAGGGATTGAACTAATATTGATAACAATAAAGTAAACCCCAGAGAAAAAGCGATAAAAATTTGTTTCTTCTTCATGCGAGGCAAAGATAGGAAAACATTTTTTGGTTGTGTGGAAAAGGGTGGCCACGAATTTTCAGTTTGTTCTTTAAAGTTTATGGATCCGTTTTGGCTTGCGTCTTTTTGGACACGTCCCGAAGCGTCGGGATCACAAATTGTCACGAATTTTAAAATGCTTAACAATTAGACGAATTTGCTGTTGTCATATTGGGATGAAAGTAGACACGAATTACACGAATTGGCACGAATTCTTAAACTCTTAAAAAATTACACGAATCTGCTGTTGTCCTCTTGGGATTAAAGTAGACACAAATTGCACGAATTGTCACGAATTTTACAATGCTTAAGAATTACACGAATTTTGTTTTTGTCGTTTTGGGATTAAAAGCGTTTTCATAATGTACGTTGCACGAGAATTATTTCTGTAGATGTTGACCTATTTAAATACTTGAGCAACTTTACTGAGATGCTTTCAGCGAGATAAACTTGGTGGGTAGTTTTCGTAGAAAATATATTGCTTGAAATTGACTTGCGGGTTGTGAAAACGAGAGAATAAATTACGAATTAATCACATAACACTACATTTTATTTTTTTCTGGGTTTTGATAATTATTCCAAAAACGAACAAGTTCTACAGCATCATCACTTACTCGATAGAATAGTGAAATTTGCTTCACTATTACAACTTCAAAAACTCCTTTGCTATTTGTAGGTCTAAAATTGATATTACCCTTTTGAAGAATCGCGATATTTGCGTCGACTTTGTCGATAAAATTTCTAGCCGACGCTAAGCCCCAATATCCCATTAAATAATCAATGTTATCATAGTAATCTAATTCTGATTGGTTTGACCAAATTACAGCCTTCATTAAATATTAAAACAAGTGAGGAAAACGTTTTTTTCTTTCTCTAACTACTTCTTCATGTGACTTCACATTACCATTTCTAATATCTTGTAGTCCTATTTCAATAGCTTTTAACTGGTCTTCAGTCAAAATTTTCTCTGCAGTAAAATTATCTTCTTCTATTTCGTCAATGGGTACAATAGCATAGGCTTTCCCTTTTGCGCTGTGGACTATCACTTTCTCATTTTCAGAAATAGCTAGGTATTTTTTCATGTTTCCTCGAAATTCCGTAACATTTATTGCGATCATAACTTACTATTTTAATCAAAGGTACATAAATCTGTACAGATATGAACTTGCAGGTACAAAAAAGCAGACACGAATTGTCACGAATTTTAATGCCCACAACAATTACACGAATTTACTGTTGTCATCTTGGAATTCAAAGCGTTTTCACAATGTAAATTGCACGAGGATTATTTCTATAGATGTTTACCTACTTAAATACTGGAGCAACTTCACCAAGACGCTTTCAGCGAGACAAACTTGGTGGGTGGTTTGCGTAGAAAATATATTGTTTGAAATTGTCTTGCGAGTTGTGAACACTGGAATCTTTTTGGACACAAATTGAAACTACTATTCATCAGTTGCCTCCAGCTTTAGCTGGGGGTGCAATTAGAATTATTTAAATTGGGCTTTAGCCAAAACTATGATTATGGCTAAAGCCTTTTCTTTTATTTCTCATTTTTACTCCAGCTAAAGCTGGAGGCAATTAATTTTATAAAATAGTACTACAGAATAGTTTCAAAAAATAAAATTGAAAGAATTCTCGGCCTAACCTTCAAAATTATTCGTGAGAATTCGTGTAATTTGTGGCAAAACCTTTTAAATCAAAAAAAAACCATCTAATTCTCTTATTTGAGAACCAGATGGTTTGTATAATTAAACTAAAAAAGTGTTACACCAATTTGGCAGCAATTAAATATTCAGCAATTTGAATAGTGTTTGTTGCAGCTCCTTTTCTTAAGTTATCAGCAACAACCCACATATTTAGGGTGTTGTCTTGGCTTTCGTCACGACGAATACGCCCTACGAAAACTTCGTTTTTACCTTCAGCATATTTTGGCATTGGGTAGGTAAAGGTATCTAAGTTGTCTTGAACTACTACTCCGTCCGTTTGGCTTAGTAATTTACGAACTTCACTTTCGTCAAAATCATTAGTAAACTCCACATTGATTGCTTCACTGTGTCCTCCTACTACGGGTACACGTACTGCAGTAGCGGTTACACGGATGCTATCATCGCTCAATATTTTTTTAGTTTCGTTCACCAATTTCATTTCTTCTTTGGTGTATCCGTTTTCTGTAAAACTATCACATTGTGGAATACAGTTACGGTTGATTTCGTATTTGTATACCATATCTCCTTTTACACCTGCAACTTCATTTTCGAATTGTTGCACGGCTTTTACTCCCGTACCCGTGATTGATTGGTAGGTTGAGATAACCAAACGTTTGATATTGTATTTTTTGTGCAAAGGTGCCAATGCTAATACCATTTGAATAGTTGAGCAGTTTGGATTTGCGATGATTTTGTCGTCTTTAGTCAATTCGTTAGCATTGATTTCTGGCACTACCAATTTTTTGGTAGGGTCCATTCTCCAAGCCGATGAGTTATCGATAACCGTAGTTCCAGCTTCGGCAAATTTCGGTGCCCACTCCAATGAAGTTTCGCCACCTGCAGAGAACAAAGCGATATCTGCTTTCATATCTACAGCTGTTTGCAAGCCAACTACTTTGTATTTAGTTCCTTTGAATTCAATTTCTTTTCCAACTGATTTCTCAGATGCAACTGGAATCAATTCTGTTACAGGAAAATTTCTTTCAGCCAATACTTTTAACATGATCTCGCCCACCATACCGGTAGCTCCTACTACTGCTATTCTCATCGTATATTTTATTTTTTATTGCTACTTTGCTATTTGAACTGCAAAAGTAGGTAATATCTATTTCTAAACAAGCACGCTAACAAAAAATAACAAATTGTTACAAATATAACTTTTTAGAATTTAACGTCCATTCAAACAGTATAATTGCCCTAGCAACTAGTACATGAATTTATCTAGTATGTTGGATAACCTAAAATTAGAAGATAAAACCCCGCAAATAACTACAGCAAATGATAAACATATTGATGATTTGTAACCTAAAGTACAACCCATATTTTTTTAAACCTGATATCCATAGAATCACCAAAGTATGCTATAAAGAAAAACCGCCTCGATTAGGAGGCGGTTTAGTTAGAATATATTGTGTAACGGTGCTTATTTTTTTAACAAATCTCTAATTTGCATCAACAACTCTTCTTGAGTTGGACCTGCTGGTGCTGGTGCTGCAGCTTCTTCTTTCTTTTTAGTAGCTTCAGCTGCTCTTAGGATAACAAAGATAAAGAAAGCAACGATTACGAAGTTGATGATCGCTTGTACCAAGTTACCATAAGTGATTACAGCTGCTCCGGCCTCTTTTGCTGCATCAAGATTTGCATAGGTTTCTCCATTTAATGCGATAAACTTTGTTGTAAAATCTACACCACCTGTAATCAAGCCAACAATTGGCATGATGATATCTTCTACTGCAGAACCAATCACTTTACCAAATGCACCACCAATTACTACGGCAGTTGCCAAACTTAAAACGTCACCTTTCATTAAAGATGCCTTGAAATCGCTAAAAAATCCCATATCTACTTATTTTTAATTTATATAACAGCTAAATTACATTTTATTTTAACACTTTTTAACAATTGTTACAGCTATTTTTCAGAACTATCGATAAAACACACGTTTTACTCGTTGAGATACGCTAGTCATTATTTCGTACGGTATGGTATGCAGTGCTTCAGCCATTTCGACTACTGTTGGACTTTCACCAAAAATAATCACATCATCCCCTTCTTGGCATTCGATAGCCGTAACATCAACCATTAACATGTCCATACAGACACTTCCTAAAATCTTAGCTTTTTGGTTTTTGATGGTTACAAAACCTAGTTCATTCCCCCATCCTCGCGAAATTCCATCGGCATAACCAATGGGAATAGTGGCTACCTTCGTTTCTTTTTGTGCCATAAAACGACGACTATAACCTACACTGTCTCCTGCCGGAATGGTACGTATTTGTGAAATAACCGATTTTAATGTCCCTACGTTTTCCAAAAAACGCTGTTCATCTGGATTGTTTGACACACCATAAATTCCGATTCCCAAACGTACCATGTCGTACTGAGCCTCTGGAAAATTACTGATTCCGGATGTGTTTAAAATATGTCGAATAGGATTGTACCCCAACTCTGTTACTAATTGAGAAGACAATTCGTCAAAAAGGCGGATTTGACTATTGGCAAACTCACGATGATTTGTGTCGTCGCTAGTTGCCATGTGCGACAAAATACTTTTGACTTGCACAGCATCATTATTTTTTAAAATAGCGATTAATTCCGAAATATCTTTTCGCTCAAACCCAAGACGGTGCATTCCAGTATCAATTTTTATATGAATTGGGAAGTTTTTTAATTGTTTGGTTGCTGCAATTTTCAAGAAATTATTTAAACCTCTCAAACTATAAATTTCCGGTTCTAATTGGTGCTGAATGATAGATGCAAAACTAGTACTCTCAGGATTGAGTACCATAATAGGCAAACGAATACCATCTTTTCTCAATGAAATTCCTTCGTCAGCAAAAGCGACACCCAAATAATCCACTTGATAATGTTCTAGCAAACTAGCAATTTCGAGACCTCCATTGCCATAGCCAAATGCTTTCACCATCACCATTATTTTGACCTTCGGCTTCAATTTCGATCTAAAAAAATTGAGATTATCACTCAAAGCATTTAGATTGATTTCGAGCACCGTTTCATGCTTTTTTTGCTCTAATGCTGCCACAATTTCTTCAAACTCAAAAGAACGTGCTCCTTTTATCAAAATTGTTTCATTCGAAAAATCTAAATTTTCAAAATCAGCCAAAAAATGCGCGGTATCTGGATAAAATTGACCATTTACAAACTGCTCTTTAAAGCTTGATATCGTATCACCTACACCTATCACTCGGGTAATGTGATTGGCTTCGATCAATTTTGAGACTTGATGGTACAAAACAGCATCTGTCAAGCCACTCTGAAAAATATCAGATAAAATAACCGTTTTCTTTTCGAACTTTTTTTGCCCTTCCAGAAAATCCAACGCTATT encodes the following:
- the mscL gene encoding large conductance mechanosensitive channel protein MscL — encoded protein: MGFFSDFKASLMKGDVLSLATAVVIGGAFGKVIGSAVEDIIMPIVGLITGGVDFTTKFIALNGETYANLDAAKEAGAAVITYGNLVQAIINFVIVAFFIFVILRAAEATKKKEEAAAPAPAGPTQEELLMQIRDLLKK
- a CDS encoding bifunctional UDP-N-acetylmuramoyl-tripeptide:D-alanyl-D-alanine ligase/alanine racemase, with the protein product MSIQLNNIISILGANCTSNVSAETIDHVSIDSRSSHNGNATLFFSIIGPNNDGHQYIKDLIAGGVRNFVVRYIPEELVDKANFLVVENTLEALQKFAIYYRGLFHFPVIGITGSNGKTIVKEWLNFLLSPDYTIIRSPKSFNSQVGVPLSVIGINEKHNLGIFEAGISTVSEMEKLEPIVQPTIGVLTNIGTSHDEGFENTNQKIKEKLKLFERVSVLIYKKDPKVDALIAPTITTFSWSDVDESAAVFISKTTFEDQKTTITYRFEGAIFEIEIPFEDKASVENAITCLLVLLYMKYDEVSINARMALLYPVEMRLEVKNGINNCNLIDDSYSSDFQSLKIALDFLEGQKKFEKKTVILSDIFQSGLTDAVLYHQVSKLIEANHITRVIGVGDTISSFKEQFVNGQFYPDTAHFLADFENLDFSNETILIKGARSFEFEEIVAALEQKKHETVLEINLNALSDNLNFFRSKLKPKVKIMVMVKAFGYGNGGLEIASLLEHYQVDYLGVAFADEGISLRKDGIRLPIMVLNPESTSFASIIQHQLEPEIYSLRGLNNFLKIAATKQLKNFPIHIKIDTGMHRLGFERKDISELIAILKNNDAVQVKSILSHMATSDDTNHREFANSQIRLFDELSSQLVTELGYNPIRHILNTSGISNFPEAQYDMVRLGIGIYGVSNNPDEQRFLENVGTLKSVISQIRTIPAGDSVGYSRRFMAQKETKVATIPIGYADGISRGWGNELGFVTIKNQKAKILGSVCMDMLMVDVTAIECQEGDDVIIFGESPTVVEMAEALHTIPYEIMTSVSQRVKRVFYR
- a CDS encoding TonB-dependent receptor encodes the protein MKNYILVLFLGLTTFLQAQQRLSGVVNSIQNQSLPAVSVYIPELHKGTTTNAKGEYSFSNLPKGELNVRFVLVGFGTQNKTVNLTQNLETLNVTMVESLFEMDEVIVSTAFNKIQSQNVMKVTHESIQSLQEKGTSTLIEGLATIPGVSQVSTGTSIGKPVIRGLSGNRVLVYSQGVRIENQQFGDEHGLGLNDSGIESVEVIKGPASLLYGSDALGGVLYFNPEKFADANTFKTNFSQKLFSNTLGSSSSLGLKGSTDNWKYLVRGNFSTHSDYKIPDGERVTNTRYNETDFKTGIGYSNSDFSTVFRYNYNGLDLGIPEEGIATQSKSKDTEYPRQGIDNHLLSLNSVVYLGASKLDLDLGYIANNRREYEDSPAAILQMQLNTFNFNAKYHLPKMGAVESIVGVQGMRQTNTNAGEEFLIPDAKTNDFGVFGTANYEWKSNVLQGGLRFDNRKVNTEEYGDLGTEGYFQAIDRSFNSVNAALGYKTNLATDLILRLNVASGFRAPNLAELSSNGVHEGTYRYEIGNANLKNEQNVQTDLNLEYKNSHFEFFVNGFYNHINNYIYINPTGATLEDNLVYEYIQNDAKLFGGESGLHFHPHPLDWLHFETSFSTVTGKKQNNDYLPLIPANNWNNTIRTEFKMKNWLKDGFASLSWNSTFKQNNVSGFETASSGYNLVNLGLGGTVSLGETKFRMNLNANNLFNKTYIAHLSRLKTDGIPNIGRNIVLGLNFDL
- a CDS encoding aspartate-semialdehyde dehydrogenase, with the translated sequence MRIAVVGATGMVGEIMLKVLAERNFPVTELIPVASEKSVGKEIEFKGTKYKVVGLQTAVDMKADIALFSAGGETSLEWAPKFAEAGTTVIDNSSAWRMDPTKKLVVPEINANELTKDDKIIANPNCSTIQMVLALAPLHKKYNIKRLVISTYQSITGTGVKAVQQFENEVAGVKGDMVYKYEINRNCIPQCDSFTENGYTKEEMKLVNETKKILSDDSIRVTATAVRVPVVGGHSEAINVEFTNDFDESEVRKLLSQTDGVVVQDNLDTFTYPMPKYAEGKNEVFVGRIRRDESQDNTLNMWVVADNLRKGAATNTIQIAEYLIAAKLV
- a CDS encoding type II toxin-antitoxin system RelE/ParE family toxin — protein: MKAVIWSNQSELDYYDNIDYLMGYWGLASARNFIDKVDANIAILQKGNINFRPTNSKGVFEVVIVKQISLFYRVSDDAVELVRFWNNYQNPEKNKM
- a CDS encoding prolyl oligopeptidase family serine peptidase; the protein is MKKILLLMTTISALGQNAPKYPQTQKGNVTDTYFGTTVADPYRWLEDDRSAETAAWVKAQNEVTYGYLDKIPFREALKSRMEKLWNYEKIGAPSKEGNFTYYSKNNGLQNQSVVYRKDASGKEEVFLDPNTFSKDGTTSLGGMDFSKDGSKVAYAISEGGSDWRKVIIMDAVSKKVIEDTIIDVKFSGLSWRGNEGFYYSSYEKPKGSELSAKTDQHKLYFHKLGTAQKDDQVIFGSDQKRRYVGGYVTEDDAYLVISAANSTYGNELYIKSLKTPDSPIVTIVDNFNSDNSIMETQGSKLWIDTDLNAPNKRIVTVDFNNPVPANWVDFIPETQNVLSPTKGGGYFFANYMKDAISVVMQYDYTGKLVREIQLPAIGTAGGFSGKRDDKNLYYFFTNYTTAGTIYSFDPKAGKSAVYAKPKVDFNSENYESKQVFYNSKDGTKIPMIITYKKGLKLNGKNPTILYGYGGFNVSLTPSFSISNAVWMENGGVFAVPNLRGGGEYGKKWHDAGTKMQKQNVFDDFIAAAEYLIAQKYTSTNFLAIRGGSNGGLLVGATMTQRPDLMKVALPAVGVMDMLRYHTFTAGAGWAYDYGTAQDSKEMFEYIKGYSPVQNVKAGTHYPATMVTTGDHDDRVVPAHSFKFAAELQEKQTGDNPTLIRIDVKAGHGAGKSVAATIQENVDIQAFTLYNMGFKSLPK